TAACAAAGTTCCAAAAATTCTTACAAAGACACCTTTTTCTTTATAAATCATAAAAGCAAGAATTACTCCAATTAAAATACTGAATTGTCTTAAAGCAATAACATAACTTGTAATATCAGTGAATTGATATACCCAGAGAATAAGCCAGTAAGAACCAAAATCAAGAAAAGCAGACAGAGATGGAAGTTTCCACTTTTCTATTCCTTTTTTTCTTTTTTTTATACCTGAAAAATGTAAAAGGATATGATAAGTTATACAAGTTATAAAGTAGAAAAAATACCCATATCTTGCAGCAGTTGCAGACCCTTTCTGAACAACTTCAGATGCAATTTTATCAAGCAAAGTATAAGCAGTCGTTCCTATTGCTGTTAAAATTAACCAAAAACCTGTCCGATTAAAATAATGTTTTAAAGAGATATCTTTAAATGAAGTAAGAGGGGATAAAAAACACCCGGCAACAACAAGAAGTATCCCTGACCATCCGATAAGAGACAAATCTCTTCCACGGATAATATCTCCAATAGCAACAAAAAGGACTGGTAGAGAGCGAGCGATAGGATAAACAATTGTAAAATCAGAAAAACTATAAGCGTTGGCAAGAGCAAAAAAATATATTCCACAGAAAAATCCGGAACCAATAACACAAAGGTATGCTTTCAAGGTTAGAGAATGTGTAATAAATTCAGTTAAAAAAGCGGGTATGAATCCTATTACGGATATTACGGTTAACATCTGTGAGAAAAAAGTTATCTCATCTTTATCTTTTCTTGCAAATAAGTTCCATCCAGCATGCATAACAGCAGAAATTAAAACTAGCGATATAATAAAAGGGCTCATTTAACTAAATTCCTGACAAAAGAAATATTAAAATTTAAAATATTTGTGAAAATCGGATTCATAAACAGAAAAAACATTTTTCCCCTATAACACCTTTGGACATGTGGTTTCTCTCAAAGAAGCGGAGGGTGAGGGATTCGAACCCCCATGTCCTGTGAAGGACGGCGGATTTCAAGTCCGCTGCCTTACCTGTTAGGCTAACCCTCCAATTACTTCTATTCTCCTTTTTAAAATTATACCTTCTTGATTCTATTTTTCAAAATTTATGGTTTTTTCGTATTTTCTTTATAAATTTGTTGTTTCTTATTACAAATGTTATAAATCATAAGGAGTTATATTCCATTTCCCATGTTCTATTATTTTTCTAAACCTTTCTTGTTCCTCTGCATTAAAAAACGAACTCATTAGATATTTTTGATTTCCTATTACACATAAGAATCTTCTTGCTCTTGATAATGCTACATTAAGAAATTTCCAGTTTGTTGTTAAAGGAGAAGGTTCAATATTATCATCTGTAATATCATAAATTATTACATCTTTTTCTTGTCCTTGAAAAGAATGAACGGTATTTACTTTTATACCTTCTAAGTTCTCTTTTTTAAGATACCTGTATATGTTGCAGACCTGGGCATTATAAGGAACTATTATTCCTATTTGTTCAGGTTTAATATCACAGTACTTAATGATATTTTTTGCAAGTTTTACATCAGCAAATGCATAAGGGTCATTTTTTCTATTGAAAATTTCAATTCTACTACCTATTTTTTCCAATACCCCCTCAGTATTTCTGAAAAGAACTGATTTTGGAAATGGGCTACCATTTTGGGAAAGTTTTTCTATTTTTTTGTTTCCACATTCTAACTTTCCATCATAGAATAGTTCACTAACAAGATTGCTGATATCCTGATGCATTCTGTATTGAGTTTTCAGAAATACAGCCCTCGGGTCATTTTCTTTTTTTATTTTGACTTTTTCAAAAACATTCATTGAATAAAAATCATTAGGCAGGTCAGCATCTTCAGGATAAGGAGGAGGTAATTGATATGGGTCTCCAGCAAGAATAAGATTCTTTTTTGCAAAAAAACTACCTGCCACCAATAAAGGAATAGGGGTCATGGAAACTTCGTCCATTATTACATAATCAAATATAGCACTTTTAATATTTCTGAAAATTAAACTTTGATAATTTGCTGCTACTATTCTTGAGTTTAAGGATATCTTATCTCTGTAATATTTAGCAATTTCCTTAGGAGTAGATTTTTCGCGGATTTTACCCAACCTTGTAAAAGTTTCTTCTGGATATGGTTTATTACTATATTTATAAACATATTCTATAACCTTTATAAATAAAGAATCCAGAGTACTATTTGAAAGAGTTAGGAAAAGAATATTTTTATCTGTTTCTTCAAGTAAAATATGTGCCAAAGCCGCAAGTACTGTTGTTTTACCAGTTCCAGGGGGTCCCCAGATAAATGTTATGTTCTGGGTTAATGCTTTCTCAATTGCCTGCCATTTATATTGGTCAAATTGATATTTATTTTTATATTTATTCAGATTAATATGATTATAATTTCCATAATTGTATGGTAGAGTGGCACTCCTAATTAAATATAGAATAAATTCGTTTTCTACTGCTCTTCTTTTAAGAAGAAAATTCCTTAGTTGGAAAACAGATTTTTTAAAATCTGCTATATAGTAAATTCCATTTTCTGTTGCTTTACTTATTTTCTCATAAGAAATTTGTGTTAGTGGGATAAGCAATACTATTTCATTATTAGTATGCCTTGAAATAATTCCTTTTATGAAACCACTTTCTATTCTCAGGTCAATATTATTCTTTTTACCAAATTCAGCATCAATAATTATCCGTTCATGAAAATTCCCAAAACCAACTTCATAGTATGGTATATTATTTATAATTCTTTCACTTTCAAATGTTTTACCAAACATATAATAATGTGGTCTATTTTTGAGAATTTTTATTCTTTGTATTTCAATTTCAACTGCTTTTATAACCTCATATAAAATTGGAGAAACAAAATTTCCTTCTGGTAATTGTTTTATATTTTCATCCTGTATTAGTTGATTGAGATTATTTTCGGCTTTTTGTTGCCAGGCAAGAAATGGGAGAATTTCTCTTGCCTTCTGGAATGATTTAATTGCTTTTTCTTTAAATACTGCATTTCCTGTTCTCTCAAATAACTCTTTATATCCTTCTCCCATTCTATAATATATAATCCCATCATCAGGAAACATACTTAAAAGTTGCTTAAAACAAAGTTCTCCTTCCTCTACATTTTCAATAAGTTTATCTTTACAGATATTTGCCGCTTTTGCTACTTTTTTATAAATAAGTTCTTCCATTTATAATGGTATATTTAAGGTATCTATTTCCGTTTGTAAATCACTAAAATTTGGGCCATTTGTATATTTTGCTTATGACTTTTCTACCTAAAATTTTGTTCTTTGCTCTTCGGGCAATTTTTTTAGGGTCTCCACTTGTTATCTTTTCTATATCATTAGCAGTCCTTGCCAATTTATAAAGAAAACTTACAAATTTTGACATTGTTTTCCTCCTGATTTTTACTTTAACTATAAACATTTTACCCTTTTAAAATTAAAATGATAATTCGTTATATAAATTACCGCAAACCCCAAAATGATAAAAAAGGTAGGGGGGGTGCGGAAAAGGTAGTTAAATTCCTTGATACACCTGCTCTTTGACAACCCACAGTAAGAATCACTGACCCGCTTAATAGGGGATTATGAATAGTGGCAAATTTTTCATGTCACTGTGAAAATTTGCTTAATTTAGAAAAAATATAACCTCAGAATTAATCTTATATATTTATAATTAGGTTTTTTATCTTGTTTAATATGGCTTTTTCTATCAGTTTATTGTGTTTCAATTCGCTATCTTATTCCTATTTTTCGAGTAGATTCCTTTTTTGTCTTGTCTAACATACCTTTTGGAGTAGATTTATT
The DNA window shown above is from bacterium and carries:
- a CDS encoding EamA family transporter, translating into MSPFIISLVLISAVMHAGWNLFARKDKDEITFFSQMLTVISVIGFIPAFLTEFITHSLTLKAYLCVIGSGFFCGIYFFALANAYSFSDFTIVYPIARSLPVLFVAIGDIIRGRDLSLIGWSGILLVVAGCFLSPLTSFKDISLKHYFNRTGFWLILTAIGTTAYTLLDKIASEVVQKGSATAARYGYFFYFITCITYHILLHFSGIKKRKKGIEKWKLPSLSAFLDFGSYWLILWVYQFTDITSYVIALRQFSILIGVILAFMIYKEKGVFVRIFGTLLLTAGLIIIGVFT
- a CDS encoding AAA domain-containing protein translates to MEELIYKKVAKAANICKDKLIENVEEGELCFKQLLSMFPDDGIIYYRMGEGYKELFERTGNAVFKEKAIKSFQKAREILPFLAWQQKAENNLNQLIQDENIKQLPEGNFVSPILYEVIKAVEIEIQRIKILKNRPHYYMFGKTFESERIINNIPYYEVGFGNFHERIIIDAEFGKKNNIDLRIESGFIKGIISRHTNNEIVLLIPLTQISYEKISKATENGIYYIADFKKSVFQLRNFLLKRRAVENEFILYLIRSATLPYNYGNYNHINLNKYKNKYQFDQYKWQAIEKALTQNITFIWGPPGTGKTTVLAALAHILLEETDKNILFLTLSNSTLDSLFIKVIEYVYKYSNKPYPEETFTRLGKIREKSTPKEIAKYYRDKISLNSRIVAANYQSLIFRNIKSAIFDYVIMDEVSMTPIPLLVAGSFFAKKNLILAGDPYQLPPPYPEDADLPNDFYSMNVFEKVKIKKENDPRAVFLKTQYRMHQDISNLVSELFYDGKLECGNKKIEKLSQNGSPFPKSVLFRNTEGVLEKIGSRIEIFNRKNDPYAFADVKLAKNIIKYCDIKPEQIGIIVPYNAQVCNIYRYLKKENLEGIKVNTVHSFQGQEKDVIIYDITDDNIEPSPLTTNWKFLNVALSRARRFLCVIGNQKYLMSSFFNAEEQERFRKIIEHGKWNITPYDL